A part of Miscanthus floridulus cultivar M001 chromosome 6, ASM1932011v1, whole genome shotgun sequence genomic DNA contains:
- the LOC136458514 gene encoding probable polygalacturonase gives MARRCPCILLLAVAAAAAVLMAAAAQAQETCSGAVPSPPRRGARVSVASFGGAGDGRTINTAAFARAVASIESRAAPGGAELYVPPGVWLTGPFNLTSRMTLFLARGAVIRATQDASSWPLIEPLPSYGRGRELPGGRYISLIHGSGLQDVVITGENGTIDGQGSAWWDMWKKGTLPYTRPHLLELMSSSDIIVSNVVFQDSPFWNIHPVYCSNVVIRNVTILAPHDSPNTDGIDPDSSSNICIEDCYISTGDDAIAIKSGWDEYGIAYGRPSSDITVRRITGSSPFAGFAVGSETSGGVENVLAEHLNFFTSGFGIHIKTNTGRGGFIRNVTVSDVTLDNVRYGLRIVGDVGNHPDDRYNRSALPIVDALTIKNVHGQNIREAGLIKGIANSAFSRICLSNVKLTGGAPVRPWKCEAVSGGALGVQPSPCTELTSTSGMSFCTNSL, from the exons ATGGCGCGGCGGTGCCCGTGCATACTGCTGCTAGccgtggcggcggccgcggccgtgcTCATGGCCGCGGCAGCGCAGGCGCAGGAGACGTGCTCGGGGGccgtgccgtcgccgccgcggcgcGGGGCGCGGGTGTCCGTGGCCAGCTTCGGCGGCGCGGGCGACGGGCGGACGATCAACACGGCGGCGTTCGCGCGCGCCGTCGCCAGCATCGAGAGCCGCGCCGCGCCGGGCGGGGCGGAGCTCTACGTGCCGCCCGGGGTGTGGCTCACGGGGCCCTTCAACCTCACCTCGCGCATGACGCTCTTCCTCGCGCGCGGCGCCGTCATCCGCGCCACGCAG GACGCATCAAGCTGGCCTCTGATCGAACCGCTGCCCTCATACGGGAGAGGACGAGAGCTGCCCGGCGGGAGATACATAAGTTTAATCCATGGCAGTGGGCTTCAGGATGTTGTCATCACAG GTGAGAATGGAACTATTGATGGTCAAGGCAGCGCATGGTGGGATATGTGGAAGAAGGGCACACTGCCCTACACAAGGCCTCACCTTCTTGAGCTAATGAGCTCTTCTGATATCATCGTCTCCAATGTTGTGTTTCAGGATTCACCATTCTGGAACATTCATCCTGTTTATTGCAG CAATGTTGTGATCAGAAATGTGACTATCCTAGCTCCACATGACTCCCCCAACACGGATGGAATCGATCCAG ATTCCAGCAGCAACATCTGCATTGAGGATTGCTATATTTCGACCGGTGACGATGCCATTGCCATCAAGAGTGGCTGGGATGAGTATGGAATCGCCTATGGCCGCCCCAGCTCTGACATCACCGTCCGGCGGATCACAGGCTCCTCCCCTTTTgccggcttcgcggttggaagcGAGACATCGGGTGGTGTGGAGAACGTCCTTGCAGAGCACCTGAACTTCTTCACTTCAGGGTTCGGGATCCACATCAAGACCAACACCGGCAGGGGAGGCTTCATCCGAAACGTCACTGTCTCCGATGTGACTCTGGATAACGTCCGGTACGGCCTGCGGATCGTCGGCGATGTTGGCAACCACCCCGACGACCGCTACAACCGGAGCGCGCTCCCAATCGTTGACGCCCTGACGATAAAGAATGTCCATGGCCAGAACATCAGGGAGGCTGGGCTGATCAAGGGCATCGCCAACTCGGCCTTCTCCCGGATCTGCCTGTCGAACGTCAAGCTCACTGGTGGTGCCCCTGTCCGGCCGTGGAAGTGCGAGGCTGTCAGCGGTGGCGCTCTCGGCGTGCAGCCGTCCCCGTGCACAGAACTGACTTCCACGTCCGGGATGAGCTTCTGTACAAATTCACTCTGA